GAAAAGCAGTAGGGCATAAAGTTATCTGATTCCGGTGTTTCGGGGCGGGTCTGGTTACGCCGGGTCAGCCAGGAGTAGAATCCGCAGCCGATGGGGCCATGGGTCAGGTTGATGATGTCCCGGGTCGGGCCCATGATAACGCCCTTGCAGCCGGCGTAGCAGCAGCCTCTCTGGGTGATGATACCCGGGACGGTCCTGACGTTGGCACCGACCTTGAGACCTTCTTTTTCTTCTTCGCTGGAAACCGGCGTGATCTGTTTGCCGCGTTTCCGGGCCACTTTAGGTGGATACTTGGCCAGTATTTCTTTTTTTACATCTTCCGGGTTAACGGTAATGGTTCGTTCGCCTGTCATATGTTTATACCCCTATCTTATCTCTTGTGTTGTTTTGCTTTAAATTCATCAAGAATGGTGTCTTTGCTAAGTACCCCCGTTAGGGTCCTGCGGTTATTGGTTTATGAAGCGATCCCGTATTCAATGAGCATGTTTTCCAGTTCTTCAATTTCCAGCGGTGTGGGAATAACGAACAGTTCGTTTTCGTCCATTTTTTTGGATAATGCACGGTATTCGTCTGCCTGGGGATGCTCGGGAGCAAAATCAATTACGGTTTTTCTGTTGATCTCAGCCTGCTGAACCATGTTGTCTCTGGGAACAAAGTGAAGCATCTGGGTACCCAGTTTTTTGGCCAACTGCTGAATCATCTCTTCTTCGTTGTCAACCATACGGGAGTTACAGATCAAACCGCCAAGACGGACGCCGCCGGACTGGGCAAATTTCACGATACCTTTACAGATGTTGTTGGCAGCGTACATGGCCATCATCTCGCCGGATACAACAATATAGATCTCCTGGGCTTTACCTTCACGAATCGGCATTGCAAAACCACCGCAAACAACGTCGCCGAGAACATCATAGAATACATAGTCCAGGTTCTGCTCTTCGTCATAGGCACCCAGCTGTTCCAGCAGGTTAATAGAGGTGATGATACCGCGGCCTGCACAACCAACACCGGGTTCGGGTCCGCCGGACTCTGTACAAAGCGTTCCGCCGTATCCTTCTTTTCTTACGTCTTCAAGTTCAACATCTTCACCCTCTTCTCTCAGGGTATCCAGAACGGTTTTCTGGGCCAGGCCGTTGAGCATGAGACGTGTGGAGTCAGACTTGGGGTCACATCCCACGATCATGATTTTTTTACCGGCTTCCACCAGTCCTGCAACAGTGTTCTGGGTTGTAGTGGATTTGCCGATGCCGCCTTTTCCGTAGATTGCTACTTTTCTCATAATTTCTTACTCCTTAATAATTAGTTTAAAAATGATCCTTAAATTTTATGTTTTTAACTAAAAGCTATTTTTAGTTGTTCTTTAGTTCACCGACAAACACACTGTCCGCCGTTGCAATACCTATAATTGCAACCGCCGTTCCACCCATGGGCCCAATGAATAAAAAAAAATCTAACTTATTTGAATTACATTTATTTTAAATAAAAAATATTTTTTATTCGTGTTGCCAAAATTCACAAAAGACATATATAACACAAAAATGAAATTATTAATCATCCAAATATGTAATTAGTTGTCCGAACATAAATTATTGTTCAGAAGTATATTTTGTAGCGAAGAAAAAAATAAATTTTTTCGTGGAACTTTAGCAAGAATAGGCAGGATATTGGAGAACAAACCCTATTTAGGGCGGGTTTGTTCTTTAGATACAAAAATGAAATTTTTTAATTTAAGGCTACTTTTTCATCAACAGACATTTGAGAATAACCGCGAATGCGGAAGATGCGGAAAGATTAACTCTTCAACCTTTTGAACAAAATTTTTTATTACAGATGTTAGGTAAGACGCTTAATTCAAAGATTTAACCAGACAGATCAATGGGGTGCGCTGCCAATTTGCCTTATCATAAAACTCAAGGCTATCCCGATCATCTTTTTTTGCAAGCAGGGAAATGGATTTTATACCCTTATTTAAGGCCCAGTCTTCAATGGCTGACAACAAAAGCGTGGCAACTTCTTTCTTTTTACATTTACGGTCCACAATCAGATCATTCACCACGGCATTAATATTACCCTGAACCATTGAAATTTGCGCCTGGGCCGTACACATGCCAACAATTGTGTCATTCATCCACGCAACTTTCACGGCTCTGTGCTTTCCGCATCCGTCGAGCATCAACCGCAATCCCCGGGCCTGATCCCCATAATTAAATTCCATACCCTGCTCTATTACAAACTGCTGGGCTATCAGAGGTAACATGAGATCCACATCGACCGGACGCGCATCTTTGATAATAATTTCCATATTTTTTCCTCTAAAATATTTTTTTAAACGCCGATGCCTTTATCGCCGCCACTACCGTGGCACCGTTTTCGATTCCCAACTCATATACTGACTCGGGAACAATCTGGGCAATCAGATATTCATTACCACAGACAAGCTCCACACGCACACGATTTCCGCTGCTGTAAATATTTGTCACAGTACATTCCAAAAGATTTCTAGCACTTGTTGCCTCCGGATGCCGTTTAAAAAGAAGAATATCACGGGAATCGAGTTCAAAAAGATTTTCTTGACCCTCTGCCGGTTCTGTAAGAATAAGATGAGCATCCCCCCATTTATAAAGGAACAGATCTTTATAGGGCGAAGCACCACCCAAATGAAGCAAATTGACATAACTTTCAAGACCGCTGCCCCAGGATTTTTTCACCAGTTCTTCGGCCGCACTGCGCTGCTGAATACGCCCCTTTTCGATCACCAGAACCTCATCGGTCATCATCCGCATTTCCAGCACTGAATGACTGATAAAAATCATGGGAATTCCATAATTGTCGAAAACATTTCTCAAATAGGGAATAATCTGAAATTTATACCCTTCATCCAACGCCGAAAGCGGCTCATCCATGAGGATGAGCCGCGGATTTGACAGCACCGTCCTGGCCAGGGCAATGCGCTGCCGCTCTCCGCCCGACAGCGTGGATACATCCCGGGACAAAAGCTGCGTCACCCCAAGCACCTTAAAAAGACCATCAGGATCAATCTGTCTATGTGCCGCTTTGACCCGTTTATATCCATAAAAAATATTTTTTTTAACGCTCATATGGGGAAACAAATGGGCATGCTGAAACACAACACCCACATTACGTTGATCCGGCTTCAAATTAATTTTTTTCTTTGCATCAAAAAGGACGGTGTCACCCAATCGAATCACCCCGCTGTCCGGCAGGTCCAGGCCGGACAGCAGATTCATAATTGTTGATTTACCACTCCCTGACGGACCGAAAATCCCCGTCCGTGAAGAGGACAGACTAAAAGCAACATCAAGAGTAAAATCCTTAAACCTTTTTTTTAATTCAACATCTAACTGCACCGCTACTTTCTCCTGAACCTGCGGTTTATCCCCTCGCTGACAAGAAGGATGGCAAAAGAAAGACTGATGGAGACCAGACAAAGTGTCAACGCCATCCGGTCGCCACCCGGAACAGAGGTATATTCATAAATTGCCAGAGGTATTGTCTGTGTCACCCCCGGAATATTGCCGGCCAGAATAACGGTTGCACCAAACTCACCAAGATTTCTGGCAAACATCAACGACATCCCGGCAAAAATCGCCCGCCCGCTCAATGGTAGAACAATGGTAAAAAAACTATCCCACCATCCCGCACCAAGGGTTCGTGACACTGAAATGTAGGATTGGTCCACCGCCTCCATACCAATACGGATCGAACGAACCATCAAGGGAAACCCAACGACCGCAGAGGCAATGACCGCGCCGGTAAGGGAAAAAACGACCTGGATACCCAAAAAGTTCAAAAACTTACCAATAAAACCATTGGAGCCGAAGGAGAGCAGTAACAAATACCCAAC
This window of the uncultured Desulfobacter sp. genome carries:
- the nifH gene encoding nitrogenase iron protein, yielding MRKVAIYGKGGIGKSTTTQNTVAGLVEAGKKIMIVGCDPKSDSTRLMLNGLAQKTVLDTLREEGEDVELEDVRKEGYGGTLCTESGGPEPGVGCAGRGIITSINLLEQLGAYDEEQNLDYVFYDVLGDVVCGGFAMPIREGKAQEIYIVVSGEMMAMYAANNICKGIVKFAQSGGVRLGGLICNSRMVDNEEEMIQQLAKKLGTQMLHFVPRDNMVQQAEINRKTVIDFAPEHPQADEYRALSKKMDENELFVIPTPLEIEELENMLIEYGIAS
- a CDS encoding GNAT family N-acetyltransferase produces the protein MEIIIKDARPVDVDLMLPLIAQQFVIEQGMEFNYGDQARGLRLMLDGCGKHRAVKVAWMNDTIVGMCTAQAQISMVQGNINAVVNDLIVDRKCKKKEVATLLLSAIEDWALNKGIKSISLLAKKDDRDSLEFYDKANWQRTPLICLVKSLN
- the modC gene encoding molybdenum ABC transporter ATP-binding protein, whose amino-acid sequence is MQLDVELKKRFKDFTLDVAFSLSSSRTGIFGPSGSGKSTIMNLLSGLDLPDSGVIRLGDTVLFDAKKKINLKPDQRNVGVVFQHAHLFPHMSVKKNIFYGYKRVKAAHRQIDPDGLFKVLGVTQLLSRDVSTLSGGERQRIALARTVLSNPRLILMDEPLSALDEGYKFQIIPYLRNVFDNYGIPMIFISHSVLEMRMMTDEVLVIEKGRIQQRSAAEELVKKSWGSGLESYVNLLHLGGASPYKDLFLYKWGDAHLILTEPAEGQENLFELDSRDILLFKRHPEATSARNLLECTVTNIYSSGNRVRVELVCGNEYLIAQIVPESVYELGIENGATVVAAIKASAFKKIF
- the modB gene encoding molybdate ABC transporter permease subunit, with protein sequence MSLSSQDISAIVLSLKVACSATLISTPFGIACGYFLAFGKTRGKALVEGVISLPLVLPPVVVGYLLLLSFGSNGFIGKFLNFLGIQVVFSLTGAVIASAVVGFPLMVRSIRIGMEAVDQSYISVSRTLGAGWWDSFFTIVLPLSGRAIFAGMSLMFARNLGEFGATVILAGNIPGVTQTIPLAIYEYTSVPGGDRMALTLCLVSISLSFAILLVSEGINRRFRRK